AGCAGTTTTAGATGTCGTTCGTCTCGGTTCATGCTCTTAGCCCATTCAATTCTTTCGATGGGAAAATTTCATCCCAGCTTGTTTGGATTCACTCAATCGATTTCCAAAGACATCAAGGTACTGTTTTGTTTTCTGTGATAGGGATTGGTTGTGCTTTACCTGACTCACGAAATGTTTCTGTTTTCAGAAAAAACAACGTATGCTCAATAATCGAAGGATCATTCATCATAAAGGAATGCAAAACGGGTACTAAAATAAAATCTACAGCTCCTGGCAGTCTTGTACTGCTGACTCCAACTGTACCATCATTGTCACCAGGAATTAGTGGGTTATAGCCTTTCAATGTATTCCGACCACCGGCTACGATTCCGAAAGGAAAGGGAGGCGTTGGTAGCGCGGTGATAAAATCGCTATTAGCTTCAGTCACTAACTGTTGCCCCGCAGGACCAAAGATCACTTTAAACAACAGATTAGAACGAAATCGGTCCGCCATGTTAGCCCCTCGGTTGGGAACTCCGAGCATTACCATCCTCTTGATACGAGGATCAACGGTCGTCTGTTGAGCAATCCAGGATCGAACCACCAGCCCTCCCATACTATGCACAACCAGTTCAATTTCTTCGATGCCTTTTAGCGAGTTGATTACCTTTTCTAAATATTTTGCATTCTCTGGTATAGTGCATTGTGTACTCGGATAATCGAAGGGAACCACCAGTCTGCCTGTTTTTTGGCAGGCGCGCTTCATTTTTTCAAACGATTTCGAAGAACGAATGATACCATGGATTAGAATCACCGCTTTTCCCTGCATCGGTTTTAGCTGTTGGGCCTGTTTAATTTCTTCCAACCGCTTTTGACATTCCTCCAGCGTTCCGCTTTCATAACGCTGATCTGAAGAGTTCAAAAGACGATAATGTTTGGTGAGCACATTTTGTTGAATCTTCCAGCCTTGAAAAAACTGTACATCACCCCAAAACTGACGACCACCCATGGTATTAATAGGAAGCACTTTCTTTTGGATCTCCTCTATTTTTTTCTGCACAGATGAATTGTCAGGTTCTTGTGCGCAAATGACGGTTGGAGTAGCCACCACTAGAACCAATCCTGCGCAGACAGTAATAAGTTGTCTCATTTTGCCTGATCCACTTGATGGAGTACAGTCTATTGACAAGTAAACTTCTAGT
The Gimesia aquarii DNA segment above includes these coding regions:
- a CDS encoding alpha/beta fold hydrolase; translated protein: MRQLITVCAGLVLVVATPTVICAQEPDNSSVQKKIEEIQKKVLPINTMGGRQFWGDVQFFQGWKIQQNVLTKHYRLLNSSDQRYESGTLEECQKRLEEIKQAQQLKPMQGKAVILIHGIIRSSKSFEKMKRACQKTGRLVVPFDYPSTQCTIPENAKYLEKVINSLKGIEEIELVVHSMGGLVVRSWIAQQTTVDPRIKRMVMLGVPNRGANMADRFRSNLLFKVIFGPAGQQLVTEANSDFITALPTPPFPFGIVAGGRNTLKGYNPLIPGDNDGTVGVSSTRLPGAVDFILVPVLHSFMMNDPSIIEHTLFFLKTETFRESGKAQPIPITENKTVP